A segment of the Candidatus Nanopelagicales bacterium genome:
CAGGACGAGTTCGGTGTTTCGATCCAACGGCGACCCCCTGCGAGGCAGCGGTTCGAACGCCCAACTGTTCGACGCCAATTCCCGGCTCAGCGACGCGAGACCCTGTTGCGAGAAGTCGCCAACCGACCAGGCGGCCGGGGAGTCGTGGTCGAGCACAGTGGTGAAGATCGACAGGGTGCCGTCGTCATTATCGACGATTTCCAGCATCTGCTGCTGTTGTGGATAGTCGACACATGAGGCGGTGGTGATCTCCCAGAATCCGCCACCGTCGCCGGCCGGGTGGGCAGTAATGGTGTTGATGTGGGTGTGGCCGTTGATCCACGCAATCATGTTTGGGTACTTCTGTAGCATCGTCACGAATTCATCGGCGTGGATGAGGATCTGGGTAGGTCCGATCGCCGTCGTGGCGATGTTCTCCAGCGTGTAGCTGTTGTGATGGCTGCAGACGATCGCCAGCTTGCCGTCTTTGCGAGCTTGCTCCAGCCCTGCCTCGAGCCAGTCGAATTGATCTTGCGGGACGGCGCCATCCGCGCCGGCCACCTGATTGCAGGTGTCCAAGCCAAAGACCCTGATCGCTGCCGTAACGTCGGCCTGCCACCACGTCTGGTTGTTGTCCAGGCTCGCCTGCGTGAAGCCGTGCCCAATCGGTCCCGGGAAGGGGTCACTGTCCAAGTGCGCCTGGATGAATTGCTGCTGATCGAAGAGCTCGCGACTGCCATCTGGCGTCACCGAGTGAACGCCACCTTGTAGACCGACGCTGGTGCGCAGTTGCTCGACAAACTGCTGGAACATGCTGTTGTTCTGGCTCCACCAGTTGACCATGTTCGTGGTGGTGGCCGGCCACAGCGCGGCCTTGCGACTCCCTGTCGCCCAGGCCTGCAGCGCGACCTGCACTTGGATGTTGCCCATGAAGAGTGTGTCGTGATTGCCATATACCGAGTACCAGGGCGCTGGCAGGCCGTCTGAACTGACCGACTGACTGACGGCTGCGTTCAGAACGCCGGGAATGGTGGGGAAGCCACGCTCGCCAAACTGATCGTCAGCGGGATCGTCCGGGTGGTAGGCATAGGTTGCTTCGCTCCAGACCTGAACGCCCTCGTACGTCCCAACCCTGCCTGAGTTGGGGGTGATGGTCCCGCCGTCGAGGAGTTTGACGTACCAGGAAAGCTCGTTCGAGTTCCGTGAGTCGGCGAAGTCGCCGGTATTCAGGACGGCAGTCAGCGGTGCCCCGGTGACCGGACTGATCCGCGAATTGTTCATGCTCGCCACCATCTGGGACAGCACCTGGGCGGTCATGGTGTCGTGGGGTCGGGTGGCGTCGACGAAGCTCGCCGAGACCGCAACCAGTGGCTCCAGCCGACCCGGTGACTGGGCGTCGATCAGGTGGATATCGCTGAGGTGGCCCAGATATGCCAAGGACCGCCTGGTTCGAGCGCGAGCGGCCGCTGGTTG
Coding sequences within it:
- a CDS encoding TIGR03767 family metallophosphoesterase; translated protein: MAGAFALPGDLLGKALAAPIKPSTAPSTLQQTITQSSIANIQYRKLLSGPGEPYLTRIDLVGKQPAAARARTRRSLAYLGHLSDIHLIDAQSPGRLEPLVAVSASFVDATRPHDTMTAQVLSQMVASMNNSRISPVTGAPLTAVLNTGDFADSRNSNELSWYVKLLDGGTITPNSGRVGTYEGVQVWSEATYAYHPDDPADDQFGERGFPTIPGVLNAAVSQSVSSDGLPAPWYSVYGNHDTLFMGNIQVQVALQAWATGSRKAALWPATTTNMVNWWSQNNSMFQQFVEQLRTSVGLQGGVHSVTPDGSRELFDQQQFIQAHLDSDPFPGPIGHGFTQASLDNNQTWWQADVTAAIRVFGLDTCNQVAGADGAVPQDQFDWLEAGLEQARKDGKLAIVCSHHNSYTLENIATTAIGPTQILIHADEFVTMLQKYPNMIAWINGHTHINTITAHPAGDGGGFWEITTASCVDYPQQQQMLEIVDNDDGTLSIFTTVLDHDSPAAWSVGDFSQQGLASLSRELASNSWAFEPLPRRGSPLDRNTELVLNAPFRLSGISNAQLEKEQAIARARLVAYDERVRT